One Trichosurus vulpecula isolate mTriVul1 chromosome 7, mTriVul1.pri, whole genome shotgun sequence genomic region harbors:
- the DSE gene encoding dermatan-sulfate epimerase isoform X3, with amino-acid sequence MGVSIPAQSPAYQLYGPVDGKPDSDESRYEASLGSVPPPDYGTPTLHYFEDWGVVTYGSALPAEINRPFLSFKSGKLGGRAIYDIVHRNKYKEWIKGWRNFNAGHEHPDQNSFTFAPNGVPFITEALYGPKYTFFNNVLMFSPGVSKSCFSPWEGQVTEDCSSKWSKYKHDLAAHCQGRVVAALEKEGVVFIRGEGVGAYNPQLRLKNLQRNLILLHPQLLLLVDQIHLEEDSPLEAAASFFHNVDVPFEETVVDGVHGASIKQRDGIYKMYWMDDTGYSEKATIASVTYPRGYPYNGTNYVNVTTHLRSPITRVAYLFIGPSVDVQSFNIHGDSQQLDVFIATSDHAYAVYLWTGEAAGQTPFAHVIADRQKILFDQSAVIKSSPVSEVKDYAGIVEHSLQHFKPVFQQLEKQILSRVRNTASFRKTAERLLRFSDKRQTEEAIDRIFAISQQQQQRKQQLQGKAKKNRRAGRRYKFIDTVPDIFAQIEVNEKKIRQKAQILAQKELPIDEDEEMKDLLDFADVSYVKHKIGVPFRGQFGQAQMVTTARSRAPSISASYTRLFLILNIAIFFVMLAMQLTYFQRAQSLHGQRCVYAILLVDSCILLWLYSSCSQSQC; translated from the coding sequence gtatgAAGCCAGCTTGGGTTCTGTACCTCCACCAGATTATGGAACCCCTACGCTGCATTATTTTGAGGACTGGGGTGTTGTGACTTATGGAAGTGCCCTGCCTGCAGAGATCAATagacctttcctttccttcaagtcGGGAAAACTTGGAGGACGTGCAATTTATGACATTGTCCATAGAAACAAGTACAAAGAGTGGATCAAAGGATGGAGAAATTTTAATGCTGGCCATGAGCATCCTGACCAAAACTCATTTACCTTTGCTCCCAATGGCGTGCCTTTCATCACAGAGGCTCTCTATGGGCCAAAGTACACCTTCTTCAACAATGTGCTAATGTTTTCCCCAGGTGTATCAAAGAGCTGCTTCTCTCCCTGGGAGGGTCAGGTCACAGAAGACTGTTCGTCAAAGTGGTCCAAGTATAAACATGACTTGGCTGCACACTGTCAGGGGAGAGTGGTTGCTGCTCTGGAGAAGGAGGGAGTGGTTTTTATACGAGGGGAAGGAGTTGGGGCCTACAACCCTCAGCTAAGGCTGAAGAATTTGCAGAGGAACCTAATTCTCTTACACCCTCAGCTCCTCCTCCTTGTGGACCAAATCCACCTGGAAGAAGATAGTCCTCTAGAGGCAGCAGCCAGTTTTTTTCACAATGTGGATGTCCCTTTTGAGGAGACTGTGGTGGATGGTGTCCACGGGGCTTCCATTAAGCAGAGAGAtggtatatataaaatgtattggATGGATGATACTGGCTATAGTGAGAAAGCAACCATTGCTTCAGTGACATACCCTCGGGGATATCCATACAATGGAACAAACTATGTAAATGTCACCACACACCTCCGGAGTCCCATCACCAGGGTAGCCTACCTTTTCATAGGACCTTCTGTAGATGTTCAAAGCTTCAACATCCATGGGGATTCTCAACAACTAGATGTATTTATAGCCACTAGTGACCATGCGTATGCAGTATACCTTTGGACAGGTGAGGCTGCTGGACAAACGCCCTTTGCACATGTCATTGCAGATCGCCAAAAGATTCTGTTTGATCAGTCTGCTGTTATTAAGAGCTCCCCTGTGTCTGAGGTGAAGGACTATGCCGGAATTGTAGAACACAGTCTTCAGCATTTCAAGCCAGTTTTCCAGCAGCTGGAGAAGCAGATCCTGTCCCGTGTCCGTAACACAGCTAGCTTTCGAAAGACTGCTGAACGCCTGCTGAGATTTTCAGATAAGAGACAGACGGAGGAGGCCATTGATAGGATATTTGCAATCTctcaacagcagcagcagagaaAGCAGCAGCTACAAGGCAAGGCAAAGAAGAACCGAAGGGCAGGCAGGCGCTACAAATTCATTGATACCGTCCCTGACATTTTTGCACAGATTGaagtaaatgagaaaaagatCCGGCAGAAAGCTCAGATTCTGGCACAGAAAGAATTGCCtatagatgaagatgaagaaatgaaagaccTTTTAGATTTTGCTGATGTCTCTTATGTGAAACATAAAATTGGGGTACCATTCAGAGGCCAGTTTGGGCAGGCCCAGATGGTGACGACTGCCCGAAGTAGAGCCCCCTCAATATCTGCTTCCTATACCAGGCTTTTCCTTATCCTGAACATTGCTATTTTCTTTGTCATGCTGGCAATGCAACTGACTTACTTTCAGAGAGCCCAGAGCCTACATGGTCAAAGATGTGTCTATGCAATCCTTCTGGTTGATAGCTGCATCTTACTGTGGTTGTACTCTTCTTGTTCCCAGTCTCAATGCTAG